From Coffea arabica cultivar ET-39 chromosome 2e, Coffea Arabica ET-39 HiFi, whole genome shotgun sequence, the proteins below share one genomic window:
- the LOC113732498 gene encoding pectinesterase-like: MAKGASPVIVIVLVTVVSVYISIHFQLQGHKKLSNVHGNGIMFNATVSKTRHGAYRRIMDAIASLPIQSQSRYFIHVEADIYVEIVEVWANKTNIALIGDGANVTKITINRRVPEFQTNETATLSVKGDRFMAKYITFENSAGEGTQAVALMSLSDGSSFYRCTFLGFHDTLCAHFGRQFYKECDIYGTVDFVFGNAAAVFQTCNLYARLPNRVITFTAQGKKSRYERSGFVIQNSTLTAAPDLQSNKSQVHAFLGRPWFAWSTVIVMQSFLDSIIDPAGWYEWPGHRTDELTYREYGNWGPGAGTGRRISWAGYKALNQSKEVIPFTVSKFIQGDSWIPESGIPYTSGLY; encoded by the exons ATGGCTAAGGGCGCTTCACCAGTCATCGTGATTGTATTGGTTACGGTTGTATCTGTTTACATCTCCATACATTTCCAGCTGCAAGGACACAAGAAATTGAGCAACGTTCATGGAAACGGTATTATGTTTAATGCAACCGTCTCGAAGACAAGACATGGAGCATATAGAAGGATAATGGATGCCATTGCATCATTACCCATTCAGAGTCAATCCAGGTACTTCATTCATGTGGAGGCCGATATATATGTGGAGATTGTGGAAGTGTGGGCAAATAAGACGAACATAGCTTTGATTGGAGATGGTGCAAATGTAACCAAAATCACAATAAACAGGAGAGTCCCAGAGTTCCAAACAAACGAAACTGCCACTCTTT CTGTTAAAGGTGATCGTTTCATGGCTAAGTACATAACTTTCGAAAACTCAGCAGGAGAAGGCACTCAAGCTGTTGCCCTAATGTCCCTGTCTGACGGATCATCATTTTACAGATGTACATTTTTAGGGTTCCATGACACGCTCTGTGCACACTTTGGCAGGCAATTCTATAAGGAGTGTGACATCTATGGCACTGTTGATTTTGTGTTTGGCAATGCTGCGGCAGTTTTTCAAACCTGCAACTTATATGCACGGTTGCCTAACCGTGTTATTACTTTCACTGCACAGGGAAAAAAGTCACGCTATGAGAGGAGTGGATTTGTCATTCAAAATTCCACTTTGACAGCAGCCCCAGATTTGCAGTCCAACAAATCTCAGGTTCACGCTTTTCTTGGGAGACCATGGTTTGCATGGTCGACCGTGATTGTGATGCAATCATTCTTGGATAGCATCATAGATCCAGCTGGGTGGTATGAGTGGCCAGGCCATCGCACAGATGAGCTAACCTACAGGGAATATGGTAATTGGGGTCCTGGTGCAGGCACAGGGAGACGAATTTCATGGGCGGGATATAAAGCATTAAATCAGTCCAAGGAAGTTATTCCTTTCACGGTTTCTAAGTTTATTCAGGGGGATTCTTGGATTCCAGAGTCTGGAATCCCTTACACCAGCGGTTTATATTAG